The following proteins are encoded in a genomic region of Triticum dicoccoides isolate Atlit2015 ecotype Zavitan chromosome 1B, WEW_v2.0, whole genome shotgun sequence:
- the LOC119350361 gene encoding uncharacterized protein LOC119350361: MASAPGQWAWMAAVAAEELAKLEAAHPGRLGPLKDELRRLVSKPGWDDDDAFALACLDGGAPAGCSSPSSSSHPAAPADLMFTQESSTNKRKWCGGGGAAGLEQGKRRRKNAASGVKDRADMAIDRAKKCLKKIRAIKRSLLACVTD, from the exons atggcgtcggcgCCGGGGCAGTGGGCGTGGATGGCCGCGGTTGCGGCGGAGGAGCTGGCGAAGCTGGAGGCCGCGCACCCGGGCCGCCTCGGCCCGCTCAAGGACGAGCTCAGGCGCCTCGTCTCCAAGCCCGGCTGGGACGACGACGACGCGTTCGCGCTCGCCTGCCTGGACGGCGGCGCCCCCGCCGGCTGCTCCTCCCCGTCCTCCTCGTCCCACCCTGCTGCGCCCGCGGACCTTATGTTCACGCAAG AGTCCTCGACCAACAAGAGGaagtggtgcggcggcggcggcgcggccggcctCGAGCAGGGGAAGCGCCGGAGGAAGAATGCGGCTTCGGGGGTGAAGGACCGGGCGGACATGGCCATCGACCGCGCCAAGAAGTGCCTGAAGAAGATACGCGCCATCAAGCGGAGCTTGCTTGCCTGTGTCACGGATTGA